Genomic DNA from Deinococcus aetherius:
CGGTGGCGGGAGTGGAGGAGCGCGGGCCGCCCTCGCCCTTCCAGCGCAGCAGACGTAGGGCGTTGGCGGTCACGAGGGCGGTGGCCCCAGTGTCGGCCAGAATCGCCATCCAGAGGTTGGTGTAGCCCAGCAGGGTGGTGACCAGGAAGATCAATTTGAGGCCCAGGGCGAAGGCGATATTCCACTTGATGTTCTGCATGGTGGCGCGTGACAGCCGCACGAGGTCCGCCACGCCGGTCACGCGCTCGCCCAGCAGGGCGGCGTCGGCGGTCTCCAGGGCCACGTCGGTCCCGCCGCCCATCGCAATGCCCACGTCGGACTGGGCGAGGGCAGGCGCGTCGTTGATCCCGTCGCCGACCATCGCCACGCCGCCCCGCGCCTTGAGGTCGGCAATCACGCGCAGCTTGTCCTCGGGCAGGAGGTCCGCCTGCACGTCCAGGCCCAGGTTACGTCCGATGGCCTGTCCGGTGCGGGCGTTGTCCCCGGTGAGCATGACCGTCTTCACGCCCAGGGACCGGAGCTGCGCGAGGGCGTCCCTGGCATCGGAACGCGGTTCGTCGCGGATGGCGATGACGCCCAGCGGCGTCGTCCCATCCAGCAGCACGACAGCGGTGCGGCCCTGTTCCTCGAAACGTGAGACGGTGGCCTGGAGATCAGCGGGCAGGGTCGCCAGGGTGGCGGCGTGCCGGGGCGAGGAGACGCTGAGGGCACGTCCCTCGACGATGGCGGTGACCGCTTTGCCAGGGATGGCCTGCGCGTCCACCGCAGGAGGCAGGGTCAGGCCCGCCCCCTTCGCGGCGTCGGTGATCGCCTTGGCCAGCGGATGACTGCTCCCGGATTCCACGGCGGCGGCGAGGCGCAGCACCTCGTTCCGGTCCTGGCCGATCACGTCGGTCACCCGCGGCTTCCCGGCGGTCAGGGTGCCCGTCTTGTCGAACGCGATGGTCTTGACGCTGCCAATACTTTCCAGGGCGGCGCCGCCCTTGATCAGCAGGCCACGCCGAGTCCCCGCGCTGATGCCGCTGGTGATCGCGGCGGGCACACTCAGCACGAGGGCGCAGGGGCAGCCGATCAGCAGCAGGGCGATCCCCTTGTAGAGCCAGGGAGACCACGCAGTCCCAAAGAAGAGGGGGGGAATCAACGCCACCAGCGCGGAAACCGCCACCACGCCGGGCGTGTAGGACCGGCTGAAGCGGTCGATGAACCGCGCGGTGGGCGCCTTACTTCCTTCTGCCTCCTCGACCATGTGGATGATCCGGGCGATGGTGTTGTCGCTCGCGGCCTTGTCCACCCGCACGGTCAGCACCCCGTCCGTGTTGATGCTGCCCGCGTAGACGGTGTTCCCGGCGCTCTTGACCACCGGGACACTCTCGCCGGTGACGGGGCTGTCGTCGAGGCTGGAGGTGCCGGAGAGGATGGTTCCGTCCGCAGGGACGCGGGCGCCCGGGTTGACCTGCACGATCTGCCCGACGGCGAGCGAATCGGCGGGCACCTCACGGGTCTGCCCGTTCTTTAGCAGCAGGGCCGTCTTGGGGGCGAGGGCAGCCAGCGCCTGAATGCCCGCCCTCGCCCGACCCGCCGCGCCCTCCAGCAGCTCACCGACCGCAAAGAAGAACACGACCACGGCGCCCTCCGCAGCCTGACCGATCAGCACGGCCCCGACAGCAGCGAGGCTGACGAGCATGTTGATAGAGAAGGGGTCGCCGAAACGAGCACTCGCATAGGCTTTTCTCGCCAGCGGCCACACGCCGATCACGGTCGCGGCGATATACCCGAAGGTGGCGAACTGGGGTTCCACAAAGCCGAACAGCCAGGCGAGGGCCAGCAGCACGCCGGAGGTGACGACCAGCTTGCCCTGCCCGGTGGCGTACCAGGGCTGGCCGGGCTTCGGCGCTTCATGGACGTGTCCGTGCCCCGCGTGGTCATGGTCCCCGTGCTCATGGTCGTGGCCCTTGTGGGCGACCGGCGATCCCGGAGCCGCAGGCGGGTTCAGCAGCGAGGGGGTGTAGCCGAGGGCCTGGAGGTTCTGTTCCAGGGTGGCGCGAGGGGTCTGGTGCTCGTCCAGGGCCAGGCTGAGCGTTTGCCTGTTGAAGCTGGTCTTGACTTCGCCGGTGCCTGGGAGGCCACCGACCATCCGCTCGACCTTCTGCACGCAGCTCGCGCAGTCCATGCCGTCCACGAAGTATTCGAGCTGAGAACGGGAGGTCGTCATGCCCCCAAATATACCTGAGCGTCTGTTCACATGTCGAGACGAAAGGTGTAAGCTCCTTCGTCGGGTGAAGGTCGCGCCTGCCGGGTAGGCCGGGAGGAAGATGCCGCCCAGGGAGGTCACACGATGACGATGGGATTACAGATTCAGGAGCACATGCCGGTGATTTGCGCGGATGGGCACCAGCACGGCGAGGTAGACCGGGTGGACGGGGAGTATCTCAAGCTGACCAAGGACGACTCCGGGACCCATCACTGGTTGCCTCTGAGCGTGGTGGATCACGTGGATCAGCATGTGCACCTGAAGCTGAACCACGAGCAGCTACACCAGCAGTGGTTGAGTGAGGACCCCCACCCCGAACACCGGCAGTAAGGCCCACGGGCCAGAGGGGACGGCCACGAGGCCGTCCCCTTCGGGGTGGGGCAGGCTCAAGTGCGGTGCCGACGCCACGTCCGCAACTCGGCATCGGCCGTGGTCATGTTCGGCGGCGAGACCGTCCGGTTTTCTGGCCTCCTGGCGACGCTGCGCCCGGTCCAGGAGCAGTTCGGCCATCAGGTGGTCAGGCTGGGCGGCGTGAAGGACAACGCGGAGCCGGGGGTCCGGCGGGCGGCCAGTCAGTCCGGACGCGGACCGGGCGCCGGTTGGTGCAGCGGAACCGTCCAGGTGAAGGTGCTGCCCTGTCCGGGCACCGAGCGGACACTCAGATCTCCCCCCATGGCCCGGGCCAGACCGCGGGCGATGGTCAGGCCCACCCCGCTTCCCTCTCCCCGCGTTCGAGCGGCGTCCGCCCGGAAGAAGCGCTCGAACACCCGGTCGAGGTGCTCGGGAGCGATGCCGCTGCCCGTGTCGGTGACGGACACGGCTGCTCCTGCCCCCTCGGCCCGGCCGGACACCCGCACCGTCCCGCCGGGCGGAGTGTGCCGCAGGGCGTTGCGCAGCAGATTGGCGAGGACCTGCTGCGCCCGCTCGGGGTCCGCCCGGACAGTCAGGGGCTCCGGGGGCGGGTCCACCTGCAACGTGACCCTGCGGTCCTCGAAGGCCAGTGCAAAACGGTCCTGGGCCTGGCTCAGCAGGTCGGTCAGTGACACGTCCACCACGCTCAGGTCCAGCCGCCCAGCCTCCACCCGGCTCACCAGGCTCAGGTCGTGCACCAGCCGCTCCATCCCCGCCACCTCCCGGGCGATGGCGTCCAGGGCCTGCCCGGCGGGCAGGATGCCGTCCTGGGCCGCCTCGGCGTAGCCGCGCACCGCGCTGACGGGGGTGCGCAGCTCGTGCGCGACGTTCCCGATCATCTCGACCCGCGTTTGCTCGACCCGCTCGAGGGCCCCCGCCATCGTGTTGAAGCTGCGCGCGAGATCCGCGAGTTCATCCTGCCCCCCCTCGGGCAGTCGCCGGGCGTACTCCCCGCTGGCGATGGCGCCGCTGCCCGACTGCAGGGTGCGCACCGACGCGGTGACGCGACGGGCGGACACCCAGGCGATCCCGGTGGCGACCAGCAGGGCGAGCGGCAGGGCCGCGAGCAGGGCCCGGGTCAGGGTGTCCCGCATGCCGTGGGTCAGGTCCCCGCGCAGCCCGCCCCCCTGCGGGCCGATCAACCGGACCATCGCGTCCACGTGGTGCCCGATGAAGGGCTGCGCGGCGAGCTCGGCCGCCGCCAGCAGCACGGCGGAGGTGACCACCACGCACATCAGGTGGTTGAGCAGCAGGCGGGGAAACAGGCGCACGTCAGTCCTCCCGGAAGCGGTAGCCCAGCCCGCGCACCGTCTCGATGAAGGTGGGCGCGTCCGCGTCGTCCCCCAGTTTGCGGCGCACGGCGGTGATGTGCACGTCCACCACCCGGGTCACCCCCGGGTAGTCTGGGCCCCACACCCGCTCCATCAGCCGCTCGCGCGACCAGACCAGGCCGGGATGCTGCGCGAGGGTGGCGAGCAGGTCGAACTCGGTGCGCGAGAGCGTCACCGGCTGGCCGTGCAGCGTGACGACGCGGCTCTTGAGGTTCAGGGCCAATGGCCCGGACTCGATGCGCTCGGTCACTCCCGCCCGACGCAGGAGGGCGCGCACACGGGCCACCACCTCGCGGGGACTGAAGGGCTTGACGACGTAATCGTCCGCCCCGGCGTTCAGACCCCTGAGGCGGTCTTCCTCTTCCCCCCGGGCGGTCAGGAGGAGTACCGGCAACTGGGGGTGTTCGCGCCGGGCGTAGGCGGTGAGTTCCACCCCCGTCATCCCGGGCAGCATCCAGTCCAGGATGGCCACGTCCGCCCGGGCGAGCAGCGGCAACGCCGCGAGGCCGTCTTCCTCGGTCTCCACGCTGTGGCCCTCTGCCAGCAGGTACGCGGTGAGCACCTCCAGAATCGCCGGGTCGTCGTCCACGATCAACACCGTGGCCACAGGGCCTCCTCTCCGCGGGAAGACCTCACAGGGTCCCCGAGTAGCCGCCCGTGCAGGCCGCGCCCCGCTCCGGGGTGGTCGGGCCCTGCTCGTAGCGCTTCAGGAAGGCCTTGATCCGCGAGTCCCCGACCTCGGTTACGGGCAACTGCGCCCCCCAGGCGGTCAGCACCACTGGCGCCGTCTGCCCCCC
This window encodes:
- a CDS encoding heavy metal translocating P-type ATPase, with protein sequence MTTSRSQLEYFVDGMDCASCVQKVERMVGGLPGTGEVKTSFNRQTLSLALDEHQTPRATLEQNLQALGYTPSLLNPPAAPGSPVAHKGHDHEHGDHDHAGHGHVHEAPKPGQPWYATGQGKLVVTSGVLLALAWLFGFVEPQFATFGYIAATVIGVWPLARKAYASARFGDPFSINMLVSLAAVGAVLIGQAAEGAVVVFFFAVGELLEGAAGRARAGIQALAALAPKTALLLKNGQTREVPADSLAVGQIVQVNPGARVPADGTILSGTSSLDDSPVTGESVPVVKSAGNTVYAGSINTDGVLTVRVDKAASDNTIARIIHMVEEAEGSKAPTARFIDRFSRSYTPGVVAVSALVALIPPLFFGTAWSPWLYKGIALLLIGCPCALVLSVPAAITSGISAGTRRGLLIKGGAALESIGSVKTIAFDKTGTLTAGKPRVTDVIGQDRNEVLRLAAAVESGSSHPLAKAITDAAKGAGLTLPPAVDAQAIPGKAVTAIVEGRALSVSSPRHAATLATLPADLQATVSRFEEQGRTAVVLLDGTTPLGVIAIRDEPRSDARDALAQLRSLGVKTVMLTGDNARTGQAIGRNLGLDVQADLLPEDKLRVIADLKARGGVAMVGDGINDAPALAQSDVGIAMGGGTDVALETADAALLGERVTGVADLVRLSRATMQNIKWNIAFALGLKLIFLVTTLLGYTNLWMAILADTGATALVTANALRLLRWKGEGGPRSSTPATVPVPQHG
- a CDS encoding DUF2171 domain-containing protein translates to MTMGLQIQEHMPVICADGHQHGEVDRVDGEYLKLTKDDSGTHHWLPLSVVDHVDQHVHLKLNHEQLHQQWLSEDPHPEHRQ
- a CDS encoding sensor histidine kinase gives rise to the protein MRLFPRLLLNHLMCVVVTSAVLLAAAELAAQPFIGHHVDAMVRLIGPQGGGLRGDLTHGMRDTLTRALLAALPLALLVATGIAWVSARRVTASVRTLQSGSGAIASGEYARRLPEGGQDELADLARSFNTMAGALERVEQTRVEMIGNVAHELRTPVSAVRGYAEAAQDGILPAGQALDAIAREVAGMERLVHDLSLVSRVEAGRLDLSVVDVSLTDLLSQAQDRFALAFEDRRVTLQVDPPPEPLTVRADPERAQQVLANLLRNALRHTPPGGTVRVSGRAEGAGAAVSVTDTGSGIAPEHLDRVFERFFRADAARTRGEGSGVGLTIARGLARAMGGDLSVRSVPGQGSTFTWTVPLHQPAPGPRPD
- a CDS encoding response regulator transcription factor, yielding MATVLIVDDDPAILEVLTAYLLAEGHSVETEEDGLAALPLLARADVAILDWMLPGMTGVELTAYARREHPQLPVLLLTARGEEEDRLRGLNAGADDYVVKPFSPREVVARVRALLRRAGVTERIESGPLALNLKSRVVTLHGQPVTLSRTEFDLLATLAQHPGLVWSRERLMERVWGPDYPGVTRVVDVHITAVRRKLGDDADAPTFIETVRGLGYRFRED